TTCAACAGGGTTGAAACTGTAAAAAGTATTTACCGGACCTACTTCAAACGGCCCGAAGTTTTTATACCCCGCAATAAACAGGGTAATTAAATCCATAGTGCGCTTAAATGACGGGATGGTTTGCAGGCTGTCAATATTCTTATAAATATCACGCTGCTGTATTGAAAGCGTGTCCAGGCGGTTTGATTGCCAGAACATATCGCTTTTTTCTTCGGCATCCTTCGCGAAAACTACCGCCGAACCCTCGTATGTAGTTTTTGGTAGCGGCTGGTTAACCGTAAAATCCTGAATGGTAACGGTTCGCTGGCCAAAAATACCGCCGCCTTTGTTTTTGTTGATACCAAAATCCATTTTCAGGTCGCTGCCGCTCAGGTGGTAACGGCCGTCAGGATTTTTCTCGAATGACAGCGTCGCCATCATTTTACGCACAAAATTAAGGTTGATGTTCTTATTAACAGTAAGCACAGCGTTCTCAACCGCGTAGTTACCATCCAGCGTAACATAAAGCCTGCCCTCAAACAACATATCCGTAGTGTTGCGCGGCGTAAAGCTTAGCTCAACCAGTTGCGGACTTTGATCCTTTAGCGTATCCGTAATAAAGAACTTGTAGAATGCCGGCGCTGAGTTAGCTATAGGGCTTAATATCTGGTTACTTAACAGCGAGATATTATTATCGTATATCTCGATGTCCTGGTACATCCGGTTAAAGTACTGCTGCAAACCTTCGTTATCGATGAAGTTCTCATCAAACTTAACCTGTTTATGAGCAGTAACTACCTGCTTTTTGCTTTCCGGATCCTTACGGTAAAAATTGTCAGACAGTTTTTCTTCCATATACATCGGCAGCAGGTTTTTACCGCCGATGGCAGTAGAGTCCTGCTCCTGGAAAAGGAACTGGTAATTGCGGAACATCTTACGGTTCTTGAACTTGTCGGACAGGTTGCTTAACGAAAAGAACATCTTTTCATACTGCTTATACTGCGTAAAATCGTAAGCCTCTGAACGGTTCTTGTCCTTGTTGGCAATCACCTTGCGGATAAGTTCAACCGCCGGATTGTTCTTGTTGGTATATTTCTTCTTTTTACCGCCCTTTACCACTACTTCCGTAAGCAACTTGGCATCGTTGCCCATTACAATATCAATGGTTTGCTCGCGGCCGGGCAGTATATTTTTCATTACGGTTCGGTACCCTACATATGATGCTTGCAACTGGGTGTAAGTACCATTTACAGTGATTTTGTAATGGCCGTTCATATCGGTATTAACCCCTTGCGAAGCACCCACTACCGCTATCGAAACATAAGGCAACGTTTCTTTAGTTTTGGCGTCGCGCACGGTGCCCTGCACAACCGTATTCTGCGCAAAAGCGGTAACTGTCAGCAACATAAACAGTGCTAACAAACTTAATTTCTTATTTACTTTAATCAGTATATTCATTTTATTATTCACTCAATTTACCTCCCGGCAAAAGGGCGCTCAAAGATAAATACAATACCGCACGGATATTTACCGCACGGTATTGCAGACGAACATCGCTTTGCAATATTTTAATGAGATATTAATTATTGCAATGTTTTTGACAATGCCGTGTTTATTTCCAACCGCCGCCAAGCGACCGGTACAGGTTAACAATGGCCTGTAGCTGCTGCAGCTTATCGCCTACGCTGTTAAGCTGCGCGGCAAGCAGGCTTTGTTCGGATGTTAACACATCCGTATAATTTGTTGCCGAGCTGTAACGCAGCAACTCTTTGGTAAAATCAACAGATTTTTGTAGCGCCTCTAACTGTTTAGCGCGTGATGTTTGCTTCTCAACTGCGGTTTGATAAGCATATAAAGCGTTCGATACTTCAGAGCCGGCAGTGAGTACGCTTTGTTGAAAGGCGTAGTAAGCCTGCTCCTGCTGTGCTTTAGCTGTACGTAACCTTGCGCGGTTTTCTCCCTTTGCAAATATTGGCTGTGTTAAGCCGCCAACAATGTTGTAGAAAATAGAATTATCAAACAGGTTTTTGATCTTTAGTGACGATACACCACCCTGCGCTGTAATAGTTAAAGCCGGGTAGAAGTAGGTACGCGCCACATTAGTATTCTCAAATGCGCTGCGGAATGCAAACTCTGCCTGCTGTACATCTGGCCTGTTTTTTAACAGTTGCGAAGGGACGCCCATCTGCATATCAGCATAAGGCTTCTGCTCGTCAAGCGATGTACGCTTTATAGCGCCAGGTGCACGGGCAAGCAGTATGCTCAGGGCATTCTCCGTTTCGCGGATGCTGCGTTTTAAATCGGGTATGGTAACCTCGGCAGCATAGCGGTTGGCCTCGCTCTGCACTACGGCAGCGCCGGTAACTATGGCGCTTTCCTTCAAAGCCTTCATGGTTTCCACATCGGTAATGCGGTTCTTCAGGGTTTGCTCGGTAATCGCCAGTTGCTTATCCAGCGCGAGCAGGCTATAATAGTTGTTGGCGATATTAGCTACCAACTGCGTTTGCACAGCACGCTTGCCTGCATCACTCGCGAAAAAGTTAGCCAGCGCCGAACGTTTCGAACTGCTTAGCTTACCCCATATATCAGCCTCCCAACTGGTGCTTAAGCCCAGTTGGTGGGTAGTGGTGGTTAATATAAACGAGTTGGCGAACTCCGGCGGAAAATTCAACCCGGCTAATGATTGCTTGTTACGTGTAATAGTTGCATTGCCTGAAAGGCTCGGGAAAAACGCCGCTTTGGTTTGCTGCACGGTAGCGTAAGCCTCGTTAATGCGCTGCATAGCCGTTTTAAGGTCGAGGTTATTTTGTATACCCTCTTTTATAAGCCCCTGCAAAACGGTATCAGCAAACAGCTGCTCAACGGGCACCGTGGCTATTGATGTGGTATCATTGATAGTGGTATCACGATACAACTTATCCGTTTGTACGTTAAGGTCAGGCCGCTGGTACTTTTTGGTGACGCACGATGAGACGATCATCGCCGCTGAAAGCGCTGCAAGTACCGGCCATTTATATCTCTTGATCATTGTTATGATGATTATTATCTTTTATTCAATAAATTTCAATACGGTATTATGCTACTACAACTTCATCGTCCTCATCATCTTCTTCCTTCGCCTTGTTTCCGCTAATACGTTCCTGCAACGTTTGGAATATGACAAACAGCGTCGGAATAACAAATACACCGAACACCGTACCGATTAGCATACCACCTACCGCGCCGGTACCGATTGAACGGTTACCCTCGGCACCTGCACCTGATGCCAACATAAGCGGAACCAGGCCCAGGATGAACGCGAACGAGGTCATCAGGATCGGGCGTAAACGAGCTACCGCACCGTCAATAGCGGCCTCAACAATGCTCAACCCTGCACGGCGGCGCATTACCGCGAACTCAACAATAAGGATG
This Mucilaginibacter defluvii DNA region includes the following protein-coding sequences:
- a CDS encoding DUF5686 and carboxypeptidase-like regulatory domain-containing protein, whose amino-acid sequence is MNILIKVNKKLSLLALFMLLTVTAFAQNTVVQGTVRDAKTKETLPYVSIAVVGASQGVNTDMNGHYKITVNGTYTQLQASYVGYRTVMKNILPGREQTIDIVMGNDAKLLTEVVVKGGKKKKYTNKNNPAVELIRKVIANKDKNRSEAYDFTQYKQYEKMFFSLSNLSDKFKNRKMFRNYQFLFQEQDSTAIGGKNLLPMYMEEKLSDNFYRKDPESKKQVVTAHKQVKFDENFIDNEGLQQYFNRMYQDIEIYDNNISLLSNQILSPIANSAPAFYKFFITDTLKDQSPQLVELSFTPRNTTDMLFEGRLYVTLDGNYAVENAVLTVNKNINLNFVRKMMATLSFEKNPDGRYHLSGSDLKMDFGINKNKGGGIFGQRTVTIQDFTVNQPLPKTTYEGSAVVFAKDAEEKSDMFWQSNRLDTLSIQQRDIYKNIDSLQTIPSFKRTMDLITLFIAGYKNFGPFEVGPVNTFYSFNPVEGFRLRLGGRTTTALSERYYFETYGAYGFKDEKFKYFLSATYSLNNKSIYRFPQNYIRASFQHDTKIPGQELQFVQESSFLLSFKRGNNDMWLYNDIFRLDYVHEFRNHFSYNLGFKTWSQSPAGALYFQNTVNGQPNNIRTLKTTELSLQLRYAPYEKFYQGKLYRTPIPDKYPIFTLQYNQGVKDLFGGDYNYQSITANITKRFYWSQFGYTDIGLEGNNIFGQAPFPLLDIHRANQSYAFQFQSYNLMNFLEFVSDHYAAINIDHSFNGFIFNKVPLLKKLKWREVIDFKSLWGGIRNENNPALNPQLYNFPISTETGAPITYSLNNGPYMEGSVGISNIFKILRVDYVKRFSYLDHPGIAKNGVRFFVKFDF
- a CDS encoding efflux transporter outer membrane subunit produces the protein MIKRYKWPVLAALSAAMIVSSCVTKKYQRPDLNVQTDKLYRDTTINDTTSIATVPVEQLFADTVLQGLIKEGIQNNLDLKTAMQRINEAYATVQQTKAAFFPSLSGNATITRNKQSLAGLNFPPEFANSFILTTTTHQLGLSTSWEADIWGKLSSSKRSALANFFASDAGKRAVQTQLVANIANNYYSLLALDKQLAITEQTLKNRITDVETMKALKESAIVTGAAVVQSEANRYAAEVTIPDLKRSIRETENALSILLARAPGAIKRTSLDEQKPYADMQMGVPSQLLKNRPDVQQAEFAFRSAFENTNVARTYFYPALTITAQGGVSSLKIKNLFDNSIFYNIVGGLTQPIFAKGENRARLRTAKAQQEQAYYAFQQSVLTAGSEVSNALYAYQTAVEKQTSRAKQLEALQKSVDFTKELLRYSSATNYTDVLTSEQSLLAAQLNSVGDKLQQLQAIVNLYRSLGGGWK